Proteins encoded by one window of Cheilinus undulatus linkage group 13, ASM1832078v1, whole genome shotgun sequence:
- the rgs1 gene encoding regulator of G-protein signaling 21 produces MAIKLCCFPKDPLEDVESWSESVDKVLSCKAGQIAFREFLKSEYSEENILFWLACEEYKKIKTVPEMISSANRIYSEFVQTEAPKQINIDCGTRENITKNISQPTLTSFDTAQKLIYSLMARDCYPRFLKSDIYQGLLRRGDSR; encoded by the exons ATGGCGATAAA ATTGTGTTGCTTCCCCAAGGATCCACTGGAGGATGTTGAGAGTTGGAGCGAGTCTGTGGACAAAGTTCTCAGCTGTAAAG CCGGACAGATAGCTTTCCGGGAGTTCCTCAAGTCTGAGTACAGTGAGGAAAACATCCTGTTTTGGCTCGCCTGTGAGgagtacaaaaaaatcaagacgGTCCCTGAGATGATCTCATCTGCCAACAGGATCTACTCAGAGTTTGTCCAAACAGAAGCACccaaacag ATCAACATAGATTGCGGTACCAGAGAAAACATAACAAAGAACATCTCCCAGCCGACCCTGACTTCGTTTGATACGGCGCAGAAGCTCATCTACAGTCTGATGGCCAGGGATTGCTACCCGCGGTTCCTAAAATCCGACATCTATCAGGGACTCCTGAGGCGAGGCGATTCAAGGTGA
- the rgs18 gene encoding regulator of G-protein signaling 18 — METLLFLFPQFNYMAPKEEAYFKMLCTEDLKASKMKDDTSRQKEKERKSRLSLFLTKSGSHENVSPNKKTNTTPSNISPEAALQWSDSFEELLKHSDGVEIFSQFLRTEFSEENIEFWLACEEYKSIDSETKLLSKAKYIYTVFIDSDAPKEVNIDYNTKTAIQKDIAQPTKSCFEAAQMKVYSLMKKDSYPRFLHSDIYLRLTRKKGPGATMFRRRSRSCVFNERGEATTEPSAW; from the exons ATGGAGACGCTGCTTTTTCTATTTCCTCAATTCAACTACATGGCCCCAAAGGAGGAAGCATATTTCAAAATGCTCTGTACAGAAGACTTAAAGGCTTCAAAGATGAAGGACGACACTAGCAG acagaaagagaaggagaggaagagccGACTAAGCCTTTTTCTCACCAAGTCGGGCTCTCACGAAAACGTCAGTCCCAATAAAAAGACCAACACGACACCCAGCAA catctCACCAGAGGCAGCTCTGCAATGGAGCGACTCCTTTGAAGAACTGCTGAAGCACTCCG ATGGGGTCGAAATTTTTTCTCAGTTCCTCAGGACAGAGTTCAGCGAGGAAAACATCGAGTTCTGGTTGGCCTGTGAAGAATACAAGAGCATAGATTCTGAGACGAAGCTGCTGTCCAAAGCCAAATATATCTATACAGTTTTTATTGATTCGGACGCCCCTAAAGAG GTCAACATTGACTACAACACCAAGACGGCCATCCAGAAGGATATAGCACAGCCAACAAAGAGCTGTTTTGAAGCAGCCCAGATGAAAGTGTACAGCCTGATGAAAAAGGACTCCTACCCGAGGTTTCTCCACTCTGACATTTATCTGCGTCTGACCAGGAAGAAAGGGCCAGGGGCCACCATGTTTCGCAGAAGGTCACGCTCTTGTGTGTTCAATGAGCGAGGCGAGGCCACAACTGAACCTTCAGCCTGGTAG